Sequence from the Macaca fascicularis isolate 582-1 chromosome 16, T2T-MFA8v1.1 genome:
TGTTTGGGCCTGCCTTTCCAGTGCACTGTCCACACTGCTGCCCGAGCGGGTGAGCTCTCTAAAGTAACTTGGACCATGCACTCCCGCTTCACACACCTCATGACTCCCTGGGGCTTTGGGACAATAATTCCTCAGTAGGTCTGCGAATATGTTGTATCCTGGGCCTCTGCCTGGCCCACCAGCCTCACCCTGTCCACCCTCTCCCTGTGTTGGAACTGAGTGAGGCCGACAGTGTCATTCTCTGGGCCCAGAATGCTGTTCCCTCTCTGTGTCTACTTGGTCAGCTTTGAGACATTCTTCAAGACAGTCTCCAGAATCAACTCCTCAAGAAAGCCTTCCTTGACCTCCCCCAGTTGATCCAAGGCTCTTTGCTGCTCCCTAAGATCCCTGCATGGGCTCTTGGGGTGCCATTTGTTTGCCTTTCTGCCCCCctctgtgagctccttgaggataAGGCTCGCGCTCTGCTCAGTGGAGAATGCGCAGTGCCCGGTGCAGCACCTGACAAgggctcagtaaatacttgttgaagaAATCATTGAATGAAAGGTCAGGAACAGGTGTCCTGGGGCTACTGAGTAAAGAGCACTGGTTTGGAAGTCAGGGGACCTGGCATGGAGGTTATTCTGAACTGTGCCACACTGTTGACCTTGGTCAAGCCGTTTCCTTCCCTGGGCTCCTTCTTTCTCAGCTCTGCAATAAGGAGCTTGCATTAAATGTCTCTCCCCTCTTGAGACTTGACAATTCCCTTAGAAGAGGAAAAGGACACTCAAGGTTGACAAGGGTGACAGGGAACAGGCACTCTCATGCATGGCTGATGGGAGGATGAGGTATAATCTTCAGCAGGCTATTTGACTATCAATATTAAAAAGCCCTAAAACACGCATACCCAAATATGCAGGAATTTTACTTCTTGCCTAAGGAAATAATTGAAGATGTGGTTAGAGATTTAACTCCATGGATACTTATCCTAGTACTActtataataatgaaaatcagAACCCTAAGAATCTAACGAGATAGAATTAGTgaataaatcatataaaatagTTATATGAAACAttatacagatataaaaatgaagCAAACCTATGTTTATTGACACAGGGAGATGCCCAGACTAAAATTGTTAAGTACCAAAAGAAGATggtaaaacaatatttaaagttcttatcaatatttaaaaatatatgtctacATATAGGATATCAAAATCTTAAAAGAGGTATTGGTGAGTGGTGAGATTATGGGCAATTATTTTCCTTCCTACTGTTTATTTATGTGAAGACAATGATaaaccttgaaagaaaaaaaagtacccaCAATCTCACTTGATGTTaagtaattttgatttatttttatttttgcatactCATATTCTCAAACTTTTCATCaatgaaaattatattacttAAAGGATTGAAAAATCATTTCCAAAAGCCTATAAAATTCTAGAGCCTGATTCACAAAGAGCCACTTGACCAACTGCACACACAGCAAGTCACTGGCAGGGCAAAAACGGGGTTCCCCTTCCTAGCAGGGGACAGAATCCCTGGACACACTGGGAAGATGTTCTGGGTGTTGCTGTCTCTTGTCCCTTGGCCAAGAGGTGGTCTGGGCATAGAAGACAAGAGTGggctggttgcggtggctcatgcctgtaatcccagcactttgggaggccgaggtgggcagatcacaaggtcaggagtttgagaccagcctggccaacgtggtgaaaccccatctctactaaaaacacaaaatattagctgggcgtggtggcaggcacctgtaatcccagctacttgggaggctgaggcaggagaattgcttgaacccgggaggcagaggttgcagtgagccgagatcgcaccactgtactccagctcagCTGACAgtacaagactccgtctcaaaaaaaaaaaaaaaaaaaaagtgggtggcATGTTGCAGGAAGCCAGGGACCCCAAACAAAGGGACCGgatgaagccatggcagaagaacataaattgtgaagatttcatggacatttattagtcacccaaattaatacttttataatttcttactcctatctttactgcaatctccgaacataaattgtgaagatttcatggacacttatcacttccccaatcaatacccttgtaatttcctatgcctgtttttattttaatctcttaatcctgtcatcttctttgtaagctgaggaggatatatgttgcctcaggactctgtgatgattgtgttaactgcacaaattgtttatagggcatgtgtgtttgaacaatatgaaatctgggcatcttgaaaaaagaacaggataacagcaatcttcagggaacaagggagataagactTGGAGCCTGACTGCCGGTGAGCcaggtggaacagagccatatttctcttctttcaaaagcaaataggagaaatatctctgaattctttttctcagcaaggagcatccctgagaaagagaatgcaccctgagggtaggtctatagaCAGCCCCTTAAGGTGACCACCTTTTACGGTCGAAGCTGAAGGGATGAAAggagccctggtctcctgtagcgctcccaggcttattaggacgaggaaattcccgcataataaattttggtcagacaggttgtctgctctcaaaccctgtctcctgataagatgttatcaatgacaatgcatgcccaaaacttcattagcaattttaatttcgccccatcctgtggtTCTGTGATgtctccctgcctccacttgcttggTGATATttttaccttgtgaagtatgtgatttctgtgacccacaccctattcatgcactccctccccttttgaaaatcgctaataaaaacttactAGTTTTACAGCTTggggagcatcacggaacctgctgacAAGTGATATCTCctccggacacccagctttaaatttctctctcttgtaccctttccctttatttctcaaacaagctgagacacttaggaaatagaaaagaacccatgatAAATATCGGGGATGGGGTTTTCCCCGACAGTGGCAGGAAGGTGGCTGAAGGTAGGAGGGGGAACCTAAATGGGACATAGGAGGCATGGTTGGCACGAGCTCAGCCTGACCAGGACTCAGAGAGGTACACTGATTTGGTCAAAAGTCGTAGTACTTTTCCTGCCTGAGATTGGTGGCCCTTTTGCTGGGCTTTCTCAAGCAAGAAATATCCTCTTCTATTTCAGAATGATTCTGAATCATTAACCCAAGTCCTCCCAACTGCACTGATCTTGTCCCAGGGAGGCCCTGGGCTGCATTACCCAACTGATCACTAACCACAACCAGCTCTGCTCTCTCCTGGTTCCTGAAATCCAGGAGCAGAtggtggtggggaggaggagtTTGGAGACAACCCTCTACCAGAAGCCAAGAAAAAAGGGGAGTGAGGAGGAATAGAGGAAGTTATCTTGGTCCTGCGCCCACAGCCCCCAGGGTCCTCTTTCCTGTGAAGTCCAACGGTCTCCAGCCAGATTTCCTGTTCCCTTAGCCCCACCAAGAACCAGAGGCTGCCCACCGGGGTTGGCTGTAGAATGCAGGTTACTGTTGGAGTGGGGGATGGCCAACTGAGGCCCATTGGGTCATTTTTACTCCAGGTCTCCCTTTCATCCTCCTGTCTTCACTGGGGGCACTCTATTCCCCGCAGTTCCTGGGCTACCAGTTCCTGACTTTTGTTCCTTTCAAAGGAACCCTGGATAACCAATGTAACCAGAATTTCAGAGGGGTTAGTTGTGTGTATCCCCTGGGGACAGCACTGGTATAGGCACACAATGGTGAGCTGATAAACTTGGGTTGGAAGTGCTAAATTCAAAGGCTGGGGACAGGctgagcccagtggctcacacctgtaattccagcactttgggaggctgaggcgggtggattgcttgaggtcaggagttcaagaccagcctggtcaacatggtgaaaccctgtatctactaaaaatacaaaaattagctgggcatggtagtgggcacctgtaatcccagctacttgggaggctgaggcaggagaatcgcttgaacgattgcacaccagcctgggcaacagatcaagataacgtctccaaaaaaaaaaaaaaagacggaacAATGCTGGTCCCTCCTTTCCTGCCCCTTCCCCCCATTTCAGAGGCCCCTCTGTGTGTACCTTCCAACCCcagtgggggaggagagagagttCAGTCTCCAGGATCAGACCTTCCTCTCCCTCACCCCGCCCCCAGTTTACAGGACATAAAAGCGCAGATTGAGCTAAGAGGAGCTGCCAATATCAGGTGACCTGTGGAGGTGGGGTCCTTGGAGACTGGATGACAGCAGCTGGAAGGGGATAAGGGTGCAGTGAGCCCCTCCCTCAAGGAGGTCTGGCTTTATCCAGAGACAGAGCCctctgaggtggggctgaggtaCAAAGGGGGATTGAGCAGCCCAGGAGAAGAGAGATGGGggttcccttcttcccttctctcagaTGCACAGTGGACTCAGGACCTTGCTGGGCTGGGGGTATCACTGCAGAGATGAAGCTGCTTCTGGCCTTAGCAGGGCTCCTGGCCATTCTGGCCATGCCCCAACCCTCTGAAAGTGCTTCTCCAGGTAATAGTTCCCAAGGTGGGAGAAGATGGTGTGTTGGGGTGGTTGTGTTCCAGAGACCCCTTTTCTCAGAGCAGGACTTCTTAGCTCTGGGGCCTGATAGGGGGTTGGGGCCcattcctgactttgtgatccctGCTCTGGGCAGCTGTCCTGGGGGAGGTGGATACCTCGTTGGTGCTGAGCTGTATGGAGGAGGCCAAGCAGCTGGTGGACAAGGCCTACAAGGAGCGGCGGGAAAGGTGGGGCACGAGGCACTGCCCAGCTCTGGGCAAGGCTGTCCCAGGCCTTGCagagaaggagcaggcagcagggAACTTGATGGTGGGAGAGGGAGATTACGGGGACCCATGTGGACTCCCTTTCTGTATGTCTGTCCCTGTGTCTCTGGATGGGAGAAAAGCTTAAACGCCATCCTTCCCAAAGCCTTGCCTGTCTGGACACCCAGGTCCATATCCTTTTTATAAAAGGAAGCCTTCCTCCCACCCGTGGGCCTGTCTGCATGGTCCTGCATGTCTGCCCCTGGGCTGGGGCTCTGCTGGGTGGGTCTGCACCCCTTCTCTGGCCCTCACTCCTCCTTTCTCTAAGCAGCATCAAGCAGCGGCTTCGCAGTGGCTCAGCCAGCCCCATGGAACTCCTATCCTACTTCAAGCAGCCCGTGGCAGCCACCAGGACGGCGGTGAGGGCTGCTGACTACCTGCACGTGGCTCTAGACCTGctggagaggaaactgaggtccctGTGGCGAAGGTCATTCAACGTCACTGGTACTGTTGCCCATCCCACCCCAGGCCCCTGCTCCACTAGTGACTCCTCCTAGGGACCACAGCCGTCTCCCAGTGATCCCCTCAACTTCTTCCTCCAGGGAGTCTCAGGGGTCTCCAGGGCTCCTCAGCCTCAGGTTGCCTGGGATAGGAAGTGAGGCGGCTCAGCTTCCCCATTGCTCTTTCCCTCGGCAGATGTGCTGACGCCGGCCCAGCTGAATTTGTTGTCCAAGTCAAGCGGCTGCGCCTACCAGAACGTGGGGGTGACTTGCCCAGAGCAGGACAAATACCGCACCATTACCGGGATGTGCAACAACAGGTGCGGCTGGCAGGGGGTGGCTGCAGGACCCGGGCTCAGAGAGGCGTCCCGGATGCCTCAGGCCTCCCGGTGTCAGCGCCCTGTCATCCCCTTGCAGACGCAGCCCCACGCTGGGGGCCTCCAACCGTGAGTTTGTGCGCTGGCTGCCGGCGGAGTATGAGGACGGCTTCTCGCTTCCCTACGGGTGGACGCCCGGGGTCAAGCGCAACGGCTTCCCGGTGGCTCTGGTGAGCgcggggtgggggggtgggggcagatGAGATGGGGCGAGGCCCAGCCACGCGGTGCGCGGACCCAGGCGCCAGCTGACTCCGTGTCCCGTAGGCTCGCGCTGTCTCCAACGCGATCGTGCGCTTCCCCACGGATCAGCTGACCCCGGACCAGGAGCGCTCACTCATGTTCATGCAATGGGGCCAGCTGTTGGACCACGACCTCGACTTCACCCCTGAGCCGGCTGCCCGGGCCTCCTTCCTCACTGGCGTCAACTGCGAGACCAGCTGCGTGCAGCAGCCGCCCTGCTTCCCACTCAAGGTGGCCCTGCTTCCCGCCCACTgcctgggtggggagaggggagattGTTTCTGGAAGGGGCCATCTCCTTTCTGTGCCCAGGTTTCCTTTCCCAGCCGCTGAGGAAGGCTCGCCCTGCCTTCCCTGTGTGCAGAAGCACTGGCTGCTCAGCTGTGACCTGTCTCCTTCCTGTGCCTGGGCTCAGCCAGCTGGCAGCCAGGGCCGTCCATTTGCTCACTGCCTCTTGCAGGCCAAGGGAGAGACGGTTGTTCCTCCCTGGCTGACAGCAGTCCTGTTGGTGGAATCACTGGCTTTTTGTTAGGTTGGGAGAGGGTTCTGGGAGGAGGACCTTCCCAGTGCCCCCCAAGcctccatgctcagtcctgttTCCTCCCCACGGAGGGGGCAGCCCCAACCCCCATCACAAAGAAGGAGAGAGTCTGGGGGTCTGGTGGGTGCCGTGGGATAGGGCTGGGAGTGGGCAAGGTAGTCGAGGCACTGCTGGGTacggaaggaggaggagagaaaggagagagcgcctgagagagggagagagacggaCAGGAGAATGTCAAGGCCAGAGGGAGAGCAGGCCCagcagagagaaggggagagagagaggcgaaGCTTTAGTGAGGAAGGGTCGGAGGCCTGGTGGTGCCCAGACCCAGGGGCTGCCCAGGTTCCCAGTTCAGTGTTCTGCTCATTAACGCTGCGGCTCAGAGGCTGCTGCTGGTGGCGCCCTAGGCAGCGATCCCGTTCGGGCCTCCAGAGGCCTCTGCAGCTTGAGGTTACCAGAGGTCCTGAGGGCAGGGGAAGAGccacttctgcctgggcaccttCCCTGCCCTCGGTGAGCCAGTCTAgcctctctctgtgcctcagatcCCGCCCAACGACCCCCGCATCAAGAACCAAGCCGACTGCATCCCATTCTTCCGCTCCTGCCCGGCCTGCCCCAACAACAACATCACCATCCGCAACCAGATCAACGCGCTCACCTCCTTCGTGGACGCCAGCATGGTATACGGCAGCGAGGAGCCCCTGGCCAGGAACCTGCGCAACACGTCCAACCAGCTGGGGCTGCTGGCCGTCAACCAGCGCTTCCAAGACAACGGCCGGGCCCTGCTGCCCTTTGACAAGCTGCACGATGACCCCTGTCTCCTTACCAACCGCTCAGCGAGCATCCCCTGCTTCCTGGCAGGTCAGCGTTGGGGTGGGGACCAGGGGTGGCATAGGAGGTACTCCCTGTTGGAGCCACAGTGAGTCTGTTTGTGAGCAGCTAGTGGGTTTGTTCTTAGAGAGACTGTCCTCACCAGCCATTACTATCAACTTCGTGATATTAATCCAGTTGCCTTGGTAACAAGTCAGATGGAGccagaaaagcagaaaagcaaacaaCCTCTCCAACCCTAAGATGGAGACCCAGGGATGGATGAGGAGCCTCTGTCCATCAGTCCGTTGCTTTCTCTGTCCCTCTTTACCCTTCTGGACTCTGGAAGAGAGGACAGTTGAGTCCCTCAGGAGCGGGGAACTAAAGGACAGAGAGGGCTGTGGTGCCCTTGCCCTCTAGAGCAACACTATCCAATGTGGTAGCCACTAGCTGCATGTGgctattttaattttagctattttaagttaaataaacCCCGTTTCTCAGCGGtgctagccacatttcaaatgctcaattgCCTTACAGTCTAGTGGCTCCCCCTAATGGGTGGCAcagatgtaaaatattttcatcatctcagaaGGTTGAATTGGACCACActgctccaaaatatcccctcCTGCGCACCTTAATTGCCCATAATAAGAGATGATGggattttaaatgtaaacaattGGCAGTTTTGGAGACATGATTGGGGCAGTGATGGCAGCCATGACCAGACATTTtc
This genomic interval carries:
- the MPO gene encoding myeloperoxidase isoform X2, encoding MKLLLALAGLLAILAMPQPSESASPAVLGEVDTSLVLSCMEEAKQLVDKAYKERRESIKQRLRSGSASPMELLSYFKQPVAATRTAVRAADYLHVALDLLERKLRSLWRRSFNVTDVLTPAQLNLLSKSSGCAYQNVGVTCPEQDKYRTITGMCNNRRSPTLGASNREFVRWLPAEYEDGFSLPYGWTPGVKRNGFPVALARAVSNAIVRFPTDQLTPDQERSLMFMQWGQLLDHDLDFTPEPAARASFLTGVNCETSCVQQPPCFPLKIPPNDPRIKNQADCIPFFRSCPACPNNNITIRNQINALTSFVDASMVYGSEEPLARNLRNTSNQLGLLAVNQRFQDNGRALLPFDKLHDDPCLLTNRSASIPCFLAGDTRSSEMPELTSMHTLLLREHNRLATELKRLNPRWDGERLYQEARKIVGAMVQIITYRDYLPLVLGPAAMRKYLPRYRSYNDSVDPRIANVFTNAFRYGHTLIQPFMFRLDNRYQPMEPNSRVPLSRVFFASWRVVLEGGIDPILRGLMATPAKLNRQNQIAVDEIRERLFEQVMRIGLDLPALNMQRSRDHGLPGYNAWRRFCGLPQPNTVGELGTVLRNLELARKLMEQYGTPNNIDIWMGGVSEPLESNGRVGPLLACIIGIQFRKLRDGDRFWWENEGVFSMQQRQALAQISLPRIICDNTGITTVSKNNIFMSNSYPRDFVNCSTLPALNLASWREAS
- the MPO gene encoding myeloperoxidase isoform X1; translation: MGVPFFPSLRCTVDSGPCWAGGITAEMKLLLALAGLLAILAMPQPSESASPAVLGEVDTSLVLSCMEEAKQLVDKAYKERRESIKQRLRSGSASPMELLSYFKQPVAATRTAVRAADYLHVALDLLERKLRSLWRRSFNVTDVLTPAQLNLLSKSSGCAYQNVGVTCPEQDKYRTITGMCNNRRSPTLGASNREFVRWLPAEYEDGFSLPYGWTPGVKRNGFPVALARAVSNAIVRFPTDQLTPDQERSLMFMQWGQLLDHDLDFTPEPAARASFLTGVNCETSCVQQPPCFPLKIPPNDPRIKNQADCIPFFRSCPACPNNNITIRNQINALTSFVDASMVYGSEEPLARNLRNTSNQLGLLAVNQRFQDNGRALLPFDKLHDDPCLLTNRSASIPCFLAGDTRSSEMPELTSMHTLLLREHNRLATELKRLNPRWDGERLYQEARKIVGAMVQIITYRDYLPLVLGPAAMRKYLPRYRSYNDSVDPRIANVFTNAFRYGHTLIQPFMFRLDNRYQPMEPNSRVPLSRVFFASWRVVLEGGIDPILRGLMATPAKLNRQNQIAVDEIRERLFEQVMRIGLDLPALNMQRSRDHGLPGYNAWRRFCGLPQPNTVGELGTVLRNLELARKLMEQYGTPNNIDIWMGGVSEPLESNGRVGPLLACIIGIQFRKLRDGDRFWWENEGVFSMQQRQALAQISLPRIICDNTGITTVSKNNIFMSNSYPRDFVNCSTLPALNLASWREAS